A stretch of DNA from Methanomicrobia archaeon:
GAATCTGTGGTTATCGCACTCGTTTTCGTACTACTCATCGGCTGCTCGAATCTCGCGTATGCTGCCACCGTAGATGTTACCGTTACCATACCGGCCGAGAAGCCTGATTTGACACTCTCGCCTGAGGACATCGCTTTTGACCCGGCATATCCGCTGACGGGCGATGTCGTCACTATCACTGCCGTGGTGCACAATATCGGCGAAGTAAGCGTGATGAATATACCGGTTACCTTTTACGTTGACGGCGCGCGCATCGCCACGCAAACCGCCACCATTCCCTCTGAGTCGACCACAACGGTTTCGACATCCTGGGCTGCTACAACCGTTGGCTCCCATGTCGTCACCGTGAGGGTAGATGAGGAGAATCTGATGGACGAGCATAACGAAGCGAATAATTACGCGCACAAAACGATCAAGGTAACGAAACCGCGTGCTCTGGCACTCACCGCTACACCTGAAATAATCGAAGCAAACGGAACGTACATCTCTACGGTTACCGCCTTCGTTACCGATGAAACCGGTCTCGGGATGGCCGGGGTCGAGGTTTCATTCGCGACCACGCTGGGTACCGTCAATCCTGATCATGCAATCACGGATAGCAATGGCATCGCCACGACCACGCTCACGGCGTCCACATCTGCAGGGACGGAGGTCGTAACGGGAACCGCAACGGTAAATGGAACCCACGTAGAGGATACGGCCACCGTTGTTTTCGATAAACCCTCGAGTACGGAGACAAACAACACTATTGCGAACACGACCATAACGATAGAAGGGACAAACATCAGTATTTCCGGAACCGACGTCACGATTGAAGACGGTGTGATAACCATCAACACCACGCTTGAAAATGCTATGCTTATTGCGGACTATGCAACCGCCGGCACCGTTATCTCTGTTGCCATCGAGGGTGGCGCTCTTGAAATAACGCTCGCCGAGGACTCAATCGCCATCGATGATACCGTTAGAGGCACGATAAGCACGATAAAGCTGAATACGCCTCCAGACGAATATATAACGTCAATACCGGAGATCGGCACGGCATCCGTAGACCTGGACGTTGAATTTCAGGGAACCTTTACCCCCCAAAACTTAGCGTTGGAGACCACGCTGCGCGAGGACTACGAGGATCTTCCTATCCCCGAGCCCGGTGAGTTAAAAGATACGCTCGCCGCGTATTTCGGCGTTGATACTACTGCAATCACGAACAACACGCCTATTCTGCTTTACGCCGAGCTGTCCGCGACCAACCTCACCGCCGATGACGTGACCGGTGTGCCCGTAACCATAACGGTGAACAAAGCGTGGTTCGACACGGTGGCGGAAGGCGATCCCGGTAAGGTCACGATGTTCAAGCTCAATGAAACGACCGATGCGGTGGAAAGCACGATAACGATGACTTCTGCGTCTTATACGGTAAATGACGGCACTGTTACCTTCTTCGCCACGTTCGATCATTTCTCCGTCTACGCCATCATTGCGCAACCATCGGCAGCCGGGCCATCCGGGCCTGGTGGTGGCGGTACACGTGGTGGTGCCTCTAGCCCAAATGAGATCACCATCCCTTTTGCAAACGCGGGCATTAATGTCTTCGACTTCGAATATCTCGGTCTTGCGCTAACGAAGGTTTTAATAGACCTGGAGAGCACGGCACTCAATGCAAAAGTAACCGTTCAGCCAGCGGATAAACCGGAGATCATTCATGATCCGACGGGAGTTATCAACGGCTACTTCGATCTCTCAACCACCGTCGAGTCGGAGAACATTCGATCCGCGGGCATCTATTTCAAAGTCTCTCGATCATGGA
This window harbors:
- a CDS encoding PGF-pre-PGF domain-containing protein — translated: MKTPSRNGRMKIHESVVIALVFVLLIGCSNLAYAATVDVTVTIPAEKPDLTLSPEDIAFDPAYPLTGDVVTITAVVHNIGEVSVMNIPVTFYVDGARIATQTATIPSESTTTVSTSWAATTVGSHVVTVRVDEENLMDEHNEANNYAHKTIKVTKPRALALTATPEIIEANGTYISTVTAFVTDETGLGMAGVEVSFATTLGTVNPDHAITDSNGIATTTLTASTSAGTEVVTGTATVNGTHVEDTATVVFDKPSSTETNNTIANTTITIEGTNISISGTDVTIEDGVITINTTLENAMLIADYATAGTVISVAIEGGALEITLAEDSIAIDDTVRGTISTIKLNTPPDEYITSIPEIGTASVDLDVEFQGTFTPQNLALETTLREDYEDLPIPEPGELKDTLAAYFGVDTTAITNNTPILLYAELSATNLTADDVTGVPVTITVNKAWFDTVAEGDPGKVTMFKLNETTDAVESTITMTSASYTVNDGTVTFFATFDHFSVYAIIAQPSAAGPSGPGGGGTRGGASSPNEITIPFANAGINVFDFEYLGLALTKVLIDLESTALNAKVTVQPADKPEIIHDPTGVINGYFDLSTTVESENIRSAGIYFKVSRSWIATNGINSETLEMQRYAPAKGWDVLETTKISEDDEYIYFYAETSAFSLFAITGEQSAAGVGTATPTPVSAPSAPPAATATPTASPTPSARIPAISMVGIVAAIAASAMIRSSIRFARNRSRRNG